The DNA window TGTAGGCACGGGCCACTGACCGAGGCAAAGACCACCATGCCCGCTTCAGCCTCGCGCGGCCGCGGCCGCCGCACCATCAACGAGATCAACATGGTGCCCTTTATCGACGTGATGCTGGTGCTGCTCATCATCTTCATGGTGACGGCGCCCATGCTGACGCCGGGCATGATCGACGTGCCCAGCGTGGGCAAGAGCGCCAAGGCGCCCAAAACATTCGGGCAGGTGATCGTCCAGAAGGATGGCAGCTTTCAACTCAAAACCGGCGGTAACGAGCGCCCGGTAACGGCCCAGACGCTGGGCACGCTGGCCAAGGCATGGCAAAAAGACCAGCCGGACAACACGCCTGTGGTCATCAGTGCGGACAAGGGCGTGCCCTACGAAGCGGTGGTCAAAGCCATGGACGCTCTGCAAAAGGCCGGAGTGCAGCGCGTGGGCCTGTCCGTCAAACAAGGCGGCTGAGAGCCTGCCACCGAATTCAAGCCACTGCATGCACGCCCACGACGACCGCGACCAATTCATCCCGCCCCGCCCCCCGGGCCGTGGGCGCGCCATTGCGCTGGCCGTGCTGGCGCACCTGGTGCTGGTGGGCGCGCTCACCTGGGGCGTAGCCTGGAAGCGCGACAGCGACCAGCCTGCCGTGGTGGCCGAGTTATGGTCCGCCGTGCCGCAGCAGGCTGCGCCACGCGCCGAGGAACCACCCACACCACCGCCCCCCCCACGCCACCCACACCGCAGCCGCCTCCCGCGCCACCACCCAAGGCGGTGGAGCCGCCGCCCAAACCGCAGCCCGATCCACGGGAAGCCGACATTGCGGTGGAGCGTGAGAAAAAACGCCTGGCCCTCGAAAAGAAAAGACACGAAGAACGCGAAAAGGAACAGGCCCGCAAGGAGCAGGACAAGAAAGACCGGCTCGCCAAAGAAAAGGCCGAGCGGGAAAAGGCGGCCGAGCGGGAAAAAGTTGAGCACGACAAGGAACAAAAGCGCCTTGCCGAAGACAAGCGCAAGAAAGAAGCCCTGGAAAAGGCCAGCGCAAAAGCTGCGGAAGAACGCCGCCAGGAAACCCTGCGCCGCATGCAGGGCCTGGCCAATGCCACGGGCGGCGCCAACGCCAGCGGCACGGCCCTGCGCGACTCCGGCCCCTCCGGCAGTTACGGCGGCAAGGTAGCGGCCAAGGTCAAACCCAACATCGTCTATCCCGATGCCCTGGACGGCAACCCCCGCGCGGTGGTCGAGGTACAGGCCGCCCCCGACGGCACCATCACCCGCACCCGGCTGAAGGAATCGAGCGGCAACAAGAGCTGGGACGACGCCGTGCTGCGCGCCCTGCAAAAAACCGAGACCCTGCCCCGCGATGTGGACGGCAGAGTGCCCGCCACCCTGGAAATCGGATTCCGCCCGCGCGACTGACCCTGTGCGCACCGGGTGCAAATGCCGGTGCGCACACACGCACTGGGGCAACTGCCCGACAATCACGCACCATGACCCTGAAAAGCCCCGAACTCCTGCTGCCTGCCGGCACGCTTGACCGCATGCGCGCCGCCTACGATTACGGTGCCGACGCGGTATACGCCGGCCAGCCGCGCTACAGCCTGCGCGCACGCAACAACGAATTCCGTATTGAACAGATACAGACGGGCATCGAAGAAGCGCATGCACGCGGCAAAAAATTCTTTTTGACGAGCAACCTGCTGCCGCACAACGACAAGGTACGCACCTACCTGCGTGACATCGAGCCCATCATCGCCATGCGCCCGGACGCCATCATCATGGCCGACCCCGGCCTCATCATGATGGTGCGCGAGAAATGGCCCGAAGTGGCCATTCACCTCTCGGTACAGGCCAACACGACCAACTTCATGTCGGTCAAGTTCTGGCAGAAGGTGGGCGTGACGCGCATCATCCTCTCGCGGGAACTGAGCCTGGACGAGATCGAGAAAATCCGCCAGGAATGCCCCGACATGGAGCTGGAAGTGTTTGTGCACGGCGCCCTGTGCATCGCCTATTCGGGCCGCTGCCTGCTGTCGGGCTACTTCAACCGACGCGACCCCAACCAGGGCACCTGCACCAACGCCTGCCGCTGGAACTACGCCACGCAAGAGGCCGCCGTGGACCCCAACACCGGCGAAGCCATGGCCCAGCGCATCGAGGGCGACTTCAATTTCAACAAGGCCCAGGAGGACGACAACTCCGCCTTTGCCTCGTGCGGCGGTGGCGAGCGGCACCCGCTGGCCGACAAGGTGTACCTGCTGGAAGAAAAAGAACGCCCAGGCCAGCTCATGCCCATCATGGAAGATGAGCACGGCACCTACATCATGAACAGCAAGGACCTGCGCGCCGTCGAGCATGTGCAGCGCCTGGTCGAGA is part of the Simplicispira sp. 125 genome and encodes:
- a CDS encoding ExbD/TolR family protein — its product is MPASASRGRGRRTINEINMVPFIDVMLVLLIIFMVTAPMLTPGMIDVPSVGKSAKAPKTFGQVIVQKDGSFQLKTGGNERPVTAQTLGTLAKAWQKDQPDNTPVVISADKGVPYEAVVKAMDALQKAGVQRVGLSVKQGG
- the yegQ gene encoding tRNA 5-hydroxyuridine modification protein YegQ, encoding MTLKSPELLLPAGTLDRMRAAYDYGADAVYAGQPRYSLRARNNEFRIEQIQTGIEEAHARGKKFFLTSNLLPHNDKVRTYLRDIEPIIAMRPDAIIMADPGLIMMVREKWPEVAIHLSVQANTTNFMSVKFWQKVGVTRIILSRELSLDEIEKIRQECPDMELEVFVHGALCIAYSGRCLLSGYFNRRDPNQGTCTNACRWNYATQEAAVDPNTGEAMAQRIEGDFNFNKAQEDDNSAFASCGGGERHPLADKVYLLEEKERPGQLMPIMEDEHGTYIMNSKDLRAVEHVQRLVEIGVDSLKIEGRTKSQYYVSRAAQVYRRAIDDAVAGRPFNPELITELEGLSNRGYTPGFLERRPANDYQNYETGSSESQRSQFVGEVKSVQDGWAEVETKNRFGVGDRLEIVHPSGNRTVQLTQMRSLDGEALQVASGSPLRVRIPIEGPAEGALIARLV